A window of Bacillus sp. DX3.1 genomic DNA:
ATTAACAAAATTATCATGAAGCCACTTGAAGAATTATATAGTGCATATATGCAAGCTTAATAAAACAGGCGTTTCCTCATAAAGAGGAAGCGTCTTTTTTATTTAGAAACGAACGGATGCTGCTTGAAATAAAAGCGCCATGGATAATGAACAGCTTCTTCCGCATAGTCAATATTAATACGTGGCCCAGAGACAATTTCATATCGAGAAGATAAATGCTCTTCTTCTGGGATAACATCAACATACAGTTCATCACTTTGCAGTGATAAACCTCTTTGTTCTAAAGTAATACCCATTGCACGGCAGAGTTTTCCTGGTCCGTTCGTTAAATTTTTATATTGTGCTTTCGTAATGTCAGTTTTACCGTAGCGTGCAACCTTCATTTCTTCAATACCTTGTGTTGGTTCCAATGCGCGAATAAGTACGCCTTGCGGAATACCAATTGGGGCCGTGATGATATTAAAGCAATGATACATACCGTAAATGAGGTAGACATAAGCGTGTCCTGGTGAACCAAACATAACTTCTGTTCGATCTGTACGTCTTCCGCCATAGCTATGTGCAGCTTTATCATCGGGACCTTTATATGCTTCTACTTCTACAATCATTCCACTTCGCTCTATACCATCTACGATATGGACAAGTTTATGACCAAGTAATCTTTTGGCAACTTCTAATGTATCGCCTTCATAAAAAGATAGGGGGGCTTTCATATTCGTAGCTCCTTTACCGATTGGCTATCTATATTAAACCAAATTTTCCACAGAGATTCCAACTCGTTCTAATTAACAATTTAATTTCATAAATTATGGATAGAGTAAAAGCAGCTAAGAGGAGGGAATGCGACATGATTTATCGCTTATTGGCTCTTAATATAGATGGAACATTGCTGCAGAAAAATGGAAAGATACCAAAAGGAACACGAGAAGCCATTGATTTTGTGAAACGAAAAGGTGTATACGTTACGCTGTTTACAAGTCGTAACTTTCAATCTGCTCATAAAATAGCAAAATCGTTAAAGCTAGATTCGATATTAGTTACGCATAGCGGTTCCTTTATTTCCGCTTCATTAGATAAACCGTTCATCCAAAAACGATTATCTGAGGAAAAAACATTTAATATGGTGCAAGTACTTGAACATTTTGAGTGTAATATCCGTATTTCACATGAACGCTTTTCTATTGGTAACCGTGAGCGCAATACATCAAACTTAATTGCACGCACTGTATTATCAAGTACAGATCCGCTTTTTTATCCTGTTCAATTTGTGGATTCATTAGGTGACGCACTCCGTGATCAGCCTGTTGCTGCTCCAAAGATTGATGTTGTCTTTACAAGCAGAGGAGAAAAAGAACGAGCGCTTAAAACATTGCGTAAAGCGTTTGAAGATGTAGAGTATATAGAATGCGATAGGGGAAAAGTAGAAATTCTTCCGCCGCATGTATCGAAATTAAGAGGTTTACAATTACTAGGAGAGCACCTTGGAATAGAGTTAAATGAAATGGTAGCAATTGGTGATAGCTTAGAAGATCTAGATGTCATTGAAAGTGTAGGATTAGGAGTTGCAATGGGAGATGCACCAGTTGAATTGAAAAAAGCAGCGGACTGGATTACACGTTCCAATAGTGAAAATGGAGTAGAGTATATGATTAAAGAACATTTTCGAAAGCAATTTCCACTGC
This region includes:
- a CDS encoding DNA-3-methyladenine glycosylase, producing MKAPLSFYEGDTLEVAKRLLGHKLVHIVDGIERSGMIVEVEAYKGPDDKAAHSYGGRRTDRTEVMFGSPGHAYVYLIYGMYHCFNIITAPIGIPQGVLIRALEPTQGIEEMKVARYGKTDITKAQYKNLTNGPGKLCRAMGITLEQRGLSLQSDELYVDVIPEEEHLSSRYEIVSGPRINIDYAEEAVHYPWRFYFKQHPFVSK
- a CDS encoding Cof-type HAD-IIB family hydrolase; this translates as MIYRLLALNIDGTLLQKNGKIPKGTREAIDFVKRKGVYVTLFTSRNFQSAHKIAKSLKLDSILVTHSGSFISASLDKPFIQKRLSEEKTFNMVQVLEHFECNIRISHERFSIGNRERNTSNLIARTVLSSTDPLFYPVQFVDSLGDALRDQPVAAPKIDVVFTSRGEKERALKTLRKAFEDVEYIECDRGKVEILPPHVSKLRGLQLLGEHLGIELNEMVAIGDSLEDLDVIESVGLGVAMGDAPVELKKAADWITRSNSENGVEYMIKEHFRKQFPLPFLKNHTQANKW